A stretch of Corvus hawaiiensis isolate bCorHaw1 chromosome 8, bCorHaw1.pri.cur, whole genome shotgun sequence DNA encodes these proteins:
- the NKX6-2 gene encoding homeobox protein Nkx-6.2, producing MLAVGQMDANRQSAFVLSSAPLAALHNMAEMKTSLFPYALQNPSGFKAPALGGLNTQLPLGTPHGISDILGRPVGSASNLLGGLPRINGLAASAGMYFSPAAVSRYPKPLAELPGRPPIFWPGVVQGSPWRDPRLACPAQTGMVLDKDGKKKHSRPTFSGQQIFALEKTFEQTKYLAGPERARLAYSLGMTESQVKVWFQNRRTKWRKRHAAEMASAKKKHDSETEKLKESSDNEDDDEYNKPLDPNSDDEKITRLLKKHKSTNLSLVSPCSTSSDTL from the exons ATGTTAGCGGTGGGACAGATGGATGCTAATCGCCAGAGCGCGTTCGTCCTTAGCAGTGCGCCGCTAGCCGCGCTGCACAACATGGCCGAGATGAAGACCTCCCTGTTCCCCTACGCCCTGCAGAACCCCTCCGGTTTCAAGGCGCCGGCCCTGGGCGGACTCAATACGCAACTCCCCTTGGGGACACCGCACGGAATAAGCGACATCCTGGGACGGCCCGTCGGCAGTGCCAGCAACCTGCTGGGCGGGCTGCCCCGCATCAACGGGCTGGCGGCTTCGGCCGGGATGTACTTCAGCCCCGCTGCCGTCTCCCGCTACCCGAAGCCTCTGGCGGAGCTGCCGGGACGGCCGCCCATTTTCTGGCCGGGAGTGGTGCAAGGCTCTCCCTGGAGAGACCCCCGGCTCGCCTGTCCCG CTCAGACGGGGATGGTTTTGGACAAGGACGGCAAGAAGAAACACTCTCGACCGACTTTCTCTGGGCAGCAGATATTTGCTTTAGAGAAAACCTTCGAACAGACGAAATACTTGGCAGGACCGGAGCGCGCCCGGCTCGCCTATTCCCTGGGGATGACCGAGAGCCAGGTGAAG GTTTGGTTCCAGAACAGACGGACCAAGTGGCGGAAGAGACACGCAGCAGAGATGGCCTCGGCGAAGAAGAAGCACGACTCGGAGACGGAGAAGCTGAAGGAGAGCTCGGACAATGAGGACGATGATGAATACAACAAGCCCCTGGACCCCAACTCAGATGACGAAAAAATCACGAGGCTATTGAAAAAGCACAAATCCACGAACCTGTCCCTtgtcagcccctgcagcaccagctcgGATACGTTGTGA